A single region of the Streptococcus sanguinis genome encodes:
- a CDS encoding diacylglycerol kinase family lipid kinase gives MKDKIKRARLIYNPTSGQEIIKKNIAEVLDVLEDVGYETSAYQTTPAPLSAQKEAERAAKAGFDLIIAAGGDGTINEVVNGVANLDERPKLAFIPTGTTNDYARALKIPMGDPVAAARIIEKNQTIKMDIGRAYGNKYFINIAAAGTLTELTYSVPSEVKSRLGYFAYVAEGAKKLPRSKFRKVRIKHDHGVFEGKISLMFAALTNSIGGFEKLAPDTKLDDGNFTLILVKTANLFDMLSLMMQAINGGQHVGDINVEYLKTSKLQLEVLDKKGPFMLNLDGEYGGDTPVELEVLHGHLEFFANIDEISQTALSIE, from the coding sequence ATGAAGGATAAGATTAAACGAGCACGATTGATTTATAACCCGACTTCGGGACAGGAAATTATTAAGAAAAATATAGCAGAAGTTTTGGATGTTTTGGAGGATGTGGGCTATGAAACCAGCGCCTATCAAACCACTCCAGCGCCTCTTTCTGCTCAAAAAGAAGCTGAAAGAGCAGCAAAAGCAGGATTTGATTTGATTATTGCGGCAGGCGGCGACGGTACCATCAATGAGGTAGTTAATGGCGTAGCGAATCTGGATGAACGGCCTAAATTGGCCTTTATTCCAACTGGCACAACCAACGATTATGCGCGTGCTCTCAAGATTCCCATGGGAGACCCAGTAGCGGCGGCCCGCATTATCGAAAAGAACCAGACCATTAAGATGGATATTGGCCGGGCCTATGGTAACAAGTATTTTATAAATATTGCGGCAGCTGGAACCCTAACGGAGCTGACTTATAGCGTACCTAGCGAGGTCAAATCCCGCCTAGGCTACTTTGCCTATGTCGCAGAAGGAGCAAAAAAGCTCCCTCGCTCTAAGTTCCGCAAGGTCCGTATCAAGCACGACCACGGTGTCTTTGAAGGGAAGATTTCGCTGATGTTTGCGGCTCTGACCAACTCCATTGGTGGTTTTGAAAAGTTAGCGCCAGACACTAAATTAGACGATGGAAATTTTACCTTGATTTTGGTCAAGACAGCCAATCTCTTTGACATGCTGAGTCTGATGATGCAGGCTATCAATGGCGGTCAGCACGTTGGCGATATCAATGTAGAATACCTCAAAACAAGCAAGCTGCAGCTGGAAGTTTTAGATAAAAAAGGTCCATTTATGCTAAATTTGGATGGAGAATACGGCGGCGATACGCCTGTTGAACTGGAAGTGCTGCACGGTCATTTGGAATTTTTTGCCAATATTGATGAAATAAGTCAGACAGCCCTTTCAATAGAATAA
- the pulA gene encoding type I pullulanase codes for MLDYKVLVHYHNPTGDYFSYDMWQWQINQWGQEASFSKLDYFGIQGELSFQTWEPLDHAHVIIKRSDWSSQSYDYHIDLLPPHLLTEIWLIEGDTQVYYSLQAATTSHQYSRRRPHNFDVALRTDYFDECWGYQGWLGHRQMDGAHIFRVWAPTARKVELVVYESAANRAPVYKIFPMQKGDRYSHDHKENTIGVWSAEIAEDLTGKTYHYHVSFEYRNFYTRDPYTVATSPDGKRSAILGADETEVAGFQVRQGKEAVWRLDNPNQAVIYEMHIRDLTKSETSGVDSQLRGTFLGACQQGTTNHQGQKTGFDYISDLGVNVVQLQPVSDRHKDYDENGELIYNWGYDPQNYHAPETSFSSNPADPAQAIRDLKTMIQAYHDAGISVTLDVVYNHIYSTYDSAFQATVPDYYYRMNPNGSFQNGTGVGSETASEHEMFRKFMIDSLLYWVEEFNVDGFRFDLMGIHDVETMNAIRQAMDEVDPRILLYGEGWDMGTGLRPEDKAKKDNAYQLPRIGFFNDTERDAVKGAEVYGGIKAGFVSGQATEDIVAKSILGSSELGSYLSPDQVLNYVEAHDNFNLHDLLAELHPDDDVLTRTKRIELATAMNLLMQGMSFMEVGQEFSRTKLVATGEDGQVLHSDRERAMNSYNAPDAVNQVNWDILQDHQESIDFIKDIIRLKTSCKAFSYQTYEDIYKHVFVQSAEQGSGLIIFEIKDDKHYQVIFNASGLPYYLPNADKLRLLVGNSRHKKPFYVENLTVSVFEVIQ; via the coding sequence ATGCTAGACTATAAAGTCTTAGTCCATTATCACAATCCGACTGGAGATTATTTCTCCTATGATATGTGGCAGTGGCAAATAAACCAATGGGGACAGGAAGCATCCTTTTCCAAACTTGATTATTTTGGTATTCAGGGGGAATTATCATTTCAAACCTGGGAGCCCTTAGATCATGCTCATGTGATAATCAAACGTTCAGACTGGTCTAGCCAGTCCTATGACTATCATATTGATTTGTTACCGCCTCATCTGCTAACGGAAATTTGGCTGATTGAGGGAGATACGCAGGTTTACTATTCCCTGCAGGCTGCAACGACGAGTCACCAGTATTCACGTCGGCGTCCGCATAACTTTGATGTGGCCCTGAGAACAGACTACTTTGATGAATGTTGGGGCTATCAAGGCTGGTTGGGACACCGTCAGATGGACGGCGCACATATTTTCAGAGTTTGGGCACCGACAGCTAGGAAGGTAGAGTTGGTAGTCTATGAATCGGCTGCCAATCGAGCTCCTGTTTATAAAATCTTCCCAATGCAAAAGGGTGACCGATATTCTCACGACCATAAGGAAAATACCATCGGTGTCTGGTCAGCTGAAATAGCAGAAGACTTGACCGGCAAGACCTATCACTATCATGTTAGCTTTGAATACCGCAATTTCTATACTCGCGATCCCTATACTGTTGCGACCAGTCCAGATGGCAAGCGCTCAGCGATTCTTGGAGCAGATGAGACAGAAGTAGCCGGTTTTCAGGTCCGGCAAGGCAAAGAAGCCGTATGGCGTTTGGACAATCCAAATCAAGCAGTGATTTATGAGATGCACATTCGGGATTTGACCAAGTCGGAAACTTCTGGCGTGGACAGTCAGCTGCGCGGGACCTTCTTGGGAGCCTGTCAACAAGGCACTACCAATCATCAAGGGCAAAAGACAGGCTTTGACTATATCAGTGATTTAGGCGTTAATGTCGTCCAGCTTCAGCCTGTCTCTGACCGTCACAAGGACTATGATGAAAATGGAGAGCTAATCTACAACTGGGGCTATGATCCGCAGAACTATCATGCTCCAGAGACGAGCTTTTCCAGCAATCCTGCTGACCCAGCGCAGGCTATCCGTGATTTGAAAACAATGATTCAGGCCTACCATGATGCGGGAATCTCTGTGACACTGGATGTTGTCTACAATCACATCTACTCGACCTATGACTCAGCTTTTCAGGCTACGGTACCGGATTATTATTATCGGATGAATCCTAACGGCTCTTTCCAAAATGGAACTGGAGTGGGGAGTGAGACGGCCAGCGAGCACGAGATGTTCCGCAAGTTTATGATTGACTCTCTGCTGTACTGGGTGGAGGAGTTCAATGTAGATGGTTTCCGCTTCGACCTGATGGGAATTCATGATGTAGAAACGATGAATGCTATCCGTCAAGCTATGGATGAGGTAGATCCGCGAATCCTGCTCTATGGAGAGGGTTGGGATATGGGAACGGGCCTGAGACCGGAAGACAAGGCTAAGAAGGACAATGCTTATCAGTTACCGCGGATTGGATTTTTCAATGATACAGAGCGGGATGCGGTTAAGGGAGCAGAAGTTTACGGTGGCATCAAGGCTGGTTTTGTCAGTGGTCAGGCGACGGAGGATATCGTTGCTAAGTCTATCCTTGGCAGCAGTGAGCTAGGCAGCTATCTCAGTCCTGATCAAGTCCTTAACTACGTGGAGGCTCACGACAATTTCAATTTACATGATTTGCTTGCGGAGCTGCATCCCGACGATGATGTTCTGACTCGCACCAAGCGGATTGAGCTGGCAACTGCTATGAACCTGCTCATGCAGGGCATGTCTTTCATGGAGGTTGGACAGGAATTTTCCCGTACTAAGCTCGTAGCTACGGGGGAGGACGGCCAAGTCCTGCATAGCGATCGCGAAAGGGCTATGAACAGTTACAATGCACCAGATGCAGTCAATCAGGTGAATTGGGATATTTTGCAGGATCATCAAGAGAGTATTGATTTTATCAAAGACATCATTCGTCTCAAGACAAGCTGCAAGGCCTTTTCTTATCAGACCTATGAAGACATTTATAAGCATGTCTTTGTCCAATCAGCAGAGCAGGGCAGTGGCTTGATTATTTTTGAAATCAAGGATGACAAGCACTATCAGGTCATTTTTAATGCCAGCGGCCTGCCTTACTATCTGCCTAATGCAGATAAGCTGCGCCTCCTAGTTGGCAATAGCCGTCATAAGAAGCCTTTCTATGTTGAAAATCTGACGGTTTCTGTTTTTGAAGTTATTCAATAA
- a CDS encoding serine hydrolase domain-containing protein — protein MKTSFLKSAVALVTCGLVAFGAAQVRADQQKLPSGTPYDQIGQKIENFHKEHEKTSAGLAAAVFDKDGQTIYQKNFGYMDKEKKLAVDDNSVFEWGSATKLTVWLSVMQLWEEGKIDLKTDIKEYLPKDFLKHLKYDKPITMLDLMNHQAGFDETPLNTGTGKSLEELLKSQPAQTYEPGTVTSYSNYSTALAGYIVERISGQDFADYVHEHIFQPLGMNHTALLPDLSDNTYVRDKRQGEKTYDTNGSLYLDKLLPADIYPAGQATGTFADFKRFAQALLRKEKLFKRPETWNELYQTTSTFSDKAVAKNAHGFWVTEYEIGSILGHGGHSFAGFSTMISLDFKTGIGMVTMVNQREEATFSFGLPDLVFGKKKQAPNQSQKDFQEGMYRTSRSIQQGPTSISRLTPVYTFYVKDVIKDGHLLLSNYWLWQHRQGRTEVETTYNHLEKLSLWEVVKDYGSVALLGLAVVYAVLVLLLAALGKVYRLLFRKESKRATPRSWKIWHYGTCGLILVSLVNLAGLVIVAVSGKYMPDYRWQAILFAFLALIFLVNAALPIFLRSTFQVSKGRKILTYLTSSASLIVVLNILYWSLYQWWAL, from the coding sequence ATGAAAACATCATTTTTGAAAAGCGCTGTGGCGCTGGTAACATGTGGCTTGGTGGCTTTTGGAGCAGCGCAAGTTCGAGCTGACCAGCAAAAATTGCCGTCGGGCACGCCTTATGACCAAATCGGTCAGAAAATTGAAAATTTCCACAAGGAACACGAAAAAACCAGCGCGGGACTGGCGGCAGCAGTCTTTGATAAGGACGGACAAACCATTTACCAAAAGAACTTTGGCTATATGGACAAGGAAAAGAAGCTGGCTGTGGACGACAACTCGGTTTTTGAGTGGGGCTCTGCCACCAAATTGACCGTCTGGCTCAGCGTCATGCAGCTCTGGGAAGAAGGAAAAATTGACCTAAAAACAGATATAAAAGAGTATTTGCCCAAGGATTTCCTGAAACACCTCAAATACGACAAGCCCATTACCATGCTGGATCTGATGAACCACCAAGCGGGTTTTGATGAAACGCCGCTGAACACAGGAACAGGCAAGAGCTTGGAAGAATTACTAAAAAGCCAGCCCGCTCAAACTTATGAGCCAGGGACGGTGACATCCTATTCCAATTACAGTACAGCTCTAGCAGGCTATATCGTGGAGCGCATCAGCGGACAGGACTTTGCGGATTATGTCCACGAGCATATTTTCCAGCCTTTGGGCATGAACCATACCGCTCTCTTACCTGATTTGTCGGACAATACCTATGTCCGAGACAAGCGGCAGGGTGAGAAAACCTATGATACAAACGGAAGTTTATATCTAGATAAATTGCTTCCCGCGGATATTTATCCAGCGGGGCAGGCGACAGGGACTTTTGCCGATTTCAAGCGGTTCGCGCAAGCTCTTTTGAGAAAGGAAAAGCTCTTTAAGCGCCCAGAAACCTGGAATGAACTGTATCAGACAACTTCTACATTCTCAGATAAAGCAGTCGCTAAGAATGCCCACGGCTTTTGGGTGACAGAGTATGAGATAGGCTCTATTTTAGGGCACGGCGGTCATTCTTTTGCCGGTTTTTCAACCATGATTTCGCTGGATTTCAAGACGGGTATCGGCATGGTTACCATGGTAAATCAGAGAGAAGAAGCCACCTTTTCTTTCGGTCTGCCCGATTTAGTCTTTGGCAAGAAAAAGCAAGCCCCTAACCAGTCTCAAAAAGACTTTCAGGAGGGCATGTATCGGACTTCCCGCTCCATTCAGCAAGGCCCGACCTCTATTTCGCGCCTTACTCCTGTTTATACTTTTTATGTGAAAGATGTGATCAAAGACGGTCATCTGCTACTCAGCAACTACTGGCTTTGGCAACATCGCCAAGGACGAACAGAAGTTGAAACAACCTATAATCATTTAGAAAAGCTCTCGCTTTGGGAGGTGGTAAAGGATTATGGTTCTGTCGCTCTGCTGGGTCTCGCAGTTGTTTATGCTGTGCTTGTTCTTTTGTTAGCTGCTTTGGGTAAGGTGTATCGCTTGCTTTTTAGGAAAGAAAGTAAAAGAGCGACTCCAAGAAGTTGGAAAATTTGGCATTATGGCACTTGCGGACTGATTTTGGTTAGCCTAGTCAATCTAGCAGGTCTCGTCATCGTTGCCGTTTCGGGCAAGTACATGCCCGATTATCGCTGGCAAGCCATTCTCTTTGCCTTCTTAGCACTGATTTTTCTGGTCAATGCTGCGCTGCCTATCTTCCTGCGCTCAACCTTCCAAGTGAGCAAGGGTCGAAAAATCTTGACCTACTTGACCAGCAGCGCTTCACTTATCGTCGTTCTCAATATCCTCTACTGGAGCCTCTACCAATGGTGGGCACTTTAA
- a CDS encoding alpha/beta fold hydrolase, whose product MVGTLIERKAMTHSQKIETMIQNGSDQLYTVCYPNPDKETIILLHGGPGTPDDFKLFIPKLEKDYQLIVFHQRGTRKSPCLSGDYSMEAYIADINTIADHFNVDKFHLLGHSWGGLYAQIYASKIPERVLSLFLSSPGTGTSKQWQQMEKEMMNYNKNHCTTIEWLKMGIYSLLGNLGSSKASQALFRQVVRNYNADYPAFHDVKLDMSNVSVQAGNQTRKEIMAYPLLPRLEDPAFPITVTFGDNDIFGASMHFVISRYPSAQVFTIKNSGHFPFLHNPEDYFAILHQHFQP is encoded by the coding sequence ATGGTGGGCACTTTAATAGAAAGGAAAGCTATGACCCATTCTCAAAAAATCGAAACAATGATTCAAAACGGATCCGACCAACTCTACACCGTTTGCTATCCCAATCCTGACAAGGAAACGATCATCCTGCTGCACGGTGGACCGGGAACGCCTGATGACTTCAAGCTCTTTATCCCTAAGCTCGAAAAAGATTATCAACTGATTGTCTTTCACCAGCGGGGAACGAGAAAATCGCCCTGCCTGAGTGGCGACTACAGCATGGAAGCCTACATTGCGGACATCAACACGATTGCCGACCACTTCAATGTAGATAAATTTCACCTTTTGGGACATTCCTGGGGCGGATTGTACGCGCAAATCTACGCCAGCAAAATCCCTGAGCGGGTTCTTAGTCTCTTTCTTTCCTCTCCGGGAACAGGCACGAGCAAGCAGTGGCAGCAAATGGAAAAAGAGATGATGAATTACAATAAAAATCACTGCACGACTATCGAATGGCTAAAAATGGGAATCTATTCTCTGCTCGGCAATCTTGGTAGTTCCAAGGCTTCGCAAGCTCTCTTTCGCCAAGTTGTCCGTAATTACAATGCCGACTATCCAGCCTTTCATGATGTGAAACTAGACATGAGCAATGTTTCAGTCCAAGCAGGCAATCAGACAAGAAAGGAAATTATGGCCTATCCTCTCTTGCCCCGACTAGAAGATCCTGCTTTTCCTATTACCGTGACTTTCGGTGACAATGATATTTTTGGTGCTAGCATGCACTTTGTCATCAGCCGCTATCCCAGCGCTCAGGTGTTCACCATTAAAAACAGCGGCCACTTCCCATTTCTCCACAATCCAGAAGACTACTTTGCTATCTTGCACCAGCATTTTCAACCTTAG
- a CDS encoding LTA synthase family protein, whose protein sequence is MKKITKNLLNFMSTRLGFVLILLVLYWIKTMWAYTIDFNLDIQGAYQVFLAIINPFPISLLLLGLALYVKRTKLFYSLAFGIYLLLFAWLVSNSIYYREFSDFVTVNTMLASSSVSAGLGEAALELFRPWDILYLIDFPILAFLFFKKYIRMDDRPFNKRASFAVTSLSAMLFSANLFLAEIDRPELLSRGFSNYYVVRALGLPAFLGYSANQTYTANRERSKASEKDLEPVTEYIQSHYAEPNPEYYGIAKGRNVIYVHLESFQQFLIDYKLQADGKEYEVTPFLNSLYHSNSTLAFSNVFNQVKAGKTSDAETMIETGLFGLNQGSFMVNYGGTNTQQAAPFILSKNGGYTSAVFHGNTGSFWNRNTAYKQWGYNYFFDASYFTKQDDTNSFQYGLNDKIMLKDSIKYLEHLQQPFYAKYITVSNHYPYTTSLIGDEIGFPLAKTKDETINGYFATANYLDSSVKALFDYLKESGLYDNSIIVLYGDHFGISQTRNPNLAPLVGKTSETWSNYDNAMMQRVPYMVVVPGINKGKIIDTYGGQVDMLPTLEHLLGIDSKNYLQVGQDLLSSQHQQITAFRSSNNFVTPKYTSFNGRTYYTQTGEEITNPDETIKKELDEIRNAANTQLKISDAIQTGDLIRFYKGNDLGKVNPKDYSYLNSMKALLAIEKEKGDQSTSLYSKRGNVSTVDLFNSPSYRALHPEQFQTSSDEDSSQEDSSSSSSSSTANP, encoded by the coding sequence GTGAAAAAAATAACCAAGAATTTACTCAATTTCATGAGTACGAGACTAGGTTTTGTCTTGATTTTACTGGTCCTCTATTGGATAAAAACCATGTGGGCCTACACGATTGATTTTAACCTTGATATCCAAGGTGCCTATCAAGTATTTTTAGCTATTATCAACCCTTTCCCTATCAGCCTCTTGCTGCTGGGACTGGCACTTTATGTAAAACGAACCAAATTATTCTACAGCCTAGCCTTCGGAATCTATCTGCTCCTCTTTGCTTGGCTGGTATCTAATTCCATTTACTACCGCGAGTTCAGTGACTTTGTTACAGTCAATACTATGCTGGCTTCTAGCAGCGTTTCAGCTGGTCTTGGGGAAGCAGCACTTGAGCTCTTCCGCCCTTGGGATATTCTTTATCTGATTGATTTCCCGATTTTGGCCTTCTTATTCTTTAAGAAATACATCCGTATGGATGACCGCCCTTTCAATAAACGCGCCAGCTTTGCTGTGACATCACTGTCCGCCATGCTATTCTCTGCCAACTTATTCTTGGCTGAAATTGACCGGCCTGAGCTCTTGTCACGTGGATTTTCAAACTATTATGTCGTTCGGGCTCTGGGCTTGCCAGCCTTTCTAGGTTACAGTGCCAACCAGACATATACCGCTAATCGTGAGCGTTCCAAAGCTTCTGAAAAAGACTTGGAACCAGTAACAGAATATATTCAATCCCACTATGCGGAGCCTAATCCAGAATATTACGGGATTGCCAAAGGCCGCAATGTTATCTATGTCCATCTGGAAAGCTTCCAGCAGTTCCTGATTGACTATAAGCTGCAGGCAGATGGGAAAGAGTACGAGGTGACACCTTTCCTTAATTCCCTCTACCACTCCAATTCGACTCTGGCTTTCTCTAATGTCTTCAACCAGGTCAAGGCTGGTAAGACTTCTGATGCTGAAACCATGATTGAAACTGGTCTCTTCGGTCTCAATCAAGGGTCCTTCATGGTCAACTACGGTGGTACCAATACCCAGCAAGCTGCACCTTTTATTCTTTCCAAAAACGGCGGCTATACTTCTGCTGTTTTCCACGGAAATACAGGAAGCTTCTGGAACCGTAATACTGCTTATAAGCAATGGGGTTATAACTATTTCTTCGACGCGTCTTACTTTACCAAGCAGGATGACACCAACTCTTTCCAGTACGGTTTGAACGACAAGATTATGCTGAAAGATTCCATCAAATATCTGGAACACCTGCAGCAGCCTTTCTATGCCAAGTATATCACGGTTTCCAATCACTATCCTTACACGACTAGCTTGATTGGTGACGAGATTGGCTTCCCGCTGGCTAAGACCAAGGATGAAACCATCAACGGCTACTTTGCTACTGCCAACTATCTAGATTCTTCTGTCAAGGCCTTGTTTGACTATCTCAAAGAATCCGGCCTCTATGACAACTCTATTATCGTTCTCTATGGAGACCATTTTGGAATTTCCCAAACCCGTAATCCTAACTTGGCCCCTCTTGTAGGAAAGACCTCTGAGACTTGGTCTAATTATGACAATGCCATGATGCAGCGCGTGCCTTACATGGTAGTGGTGCCTGGCATAAACAAAGGAAAGATAATAGATACATACGGTGGTCAAGTAGATATGCTGCCAACATTGGAGCATTTACTGGGCATTGACTCTAAGAACTACCTTCAAGTTGGACAAGACCTGCTGTCATCTCAGCATCAGCAAATCACAGCATTCCGATCCAGCAATAACTTTGTCACTCCAAAATACACTAGCTTCAACGGACGAACCTACTACACCCAGACCGGTGAGGAAATTACCAATCCAGACGAAACCATCAAGAAAGAACTGGATGAAATTCGTAATGCTGCCAATACCCAACTGAAGATTAGTGACGCTATTCAAACGGGTGACTTGATTCGCTTCTACAAGGGAAATGACTTAGGCAAGGTCAACCCTAAAGATTACTCTTATCTTAATTCAATGAAGGCCTTGTTGGCTATTGAAAAAGAAAAAGGCGACCAATCGACCAGCCTTTACTCTAAACGAGGCAATGTCTCCACTGTGGACCTCTTTAATTCGCCAAGCTACCGGGCACTGCATCCAGAGCAGTTCCAAACTAGCAGCGACGAAGATAGTAGTCAAGAAGACTCGAGCTCTTCCAGCTCTAGCTCCACAGCCAATCCATAG
- a CDS encoding class I SAM-dependent rRNA methyltransferase — MNKLTVTQQAEEKLRKGILLLDKKDFGALSLQNQCVELQNRQGKFLGTAYLSPQNKGVGWLISQKKVELNSDFFQTLFEQAKSRRSTYFHSSDTTAFRLFNQEGDGFGGFTVDFYNDFALFSWYNDFVFAIKERILIAFAKIFPEIQGAYEKIRFKGLNYESAHLYGAEAPETFTVLENGVRYQVFLNDGLMTGIFLDQHDVRASLVDGLAAGKSLLNMFSYTAAFSVAAAMGGASQTISVDLAKRSRELSEAHFLANGLTLDQHRFQVMDVFDYFKYAKRHDLSFDVIVIDPPSFARNKKRTFSVAKDYHRLVAQALEILNPQGIMILSTNAANLSKSKFKQEIEKGLAGRKHRYLAEYGLPADFAYNKKDGSSNYLKVFTIKVDQ; from the coding sequence ATGAATAAACTTACTGTTACTCAACAGGCAGAAGAAAAACTGAGAAAGGGCATTCTTTTATTAGATAAAAAGGATTTTGGTGCTCTTTCGCTTCAGAATCAATGTGTGGAGCTACAAAACCGTCAGGGAAAGTTTTTAGGTACAGCTTATCTCTCTCCGCAGAATAAGGGAGTTGGCTGGCTGATTTCCCAGAAGAAGGTAGAGCTGAACTCGGATTTTTTTCAAACTCTCTTTGAGCAGGCTAAGAGCAGACGTTCTACTTATTTCCATTCGTCTGACACGACAGCCTTTCGACTCTTTAATCAAGAAGGGGATGGCTTTGGTGGCTTCACAGTGGATTTCTACAATGATTTTGCGCTTTTTTCTTGGTACAATGACTTTGTCTTTGCTATCAAGGAGCGGATTCTGATAGCCTTCGCTAAGATTTTCCCAGAGATTCAGGGAGCTTATGAAAAGATTCGTTTCAAGGGTTTGAACTACGAATCGGCTCATCTCTATGGAGCGGAAGCACCGGAAACCTTCACAGTCTTGGAGAACGGTGTTCGCTATCAAGTTTTTCTGAATGACGGTCTCATGACCGGTATCTTTCTGGATCAGCACGATGTGCGTGCTAGTCTGGTAGATGGTCTGGCTGCTGGTAAAAGTTTACTCAATATGTTTTCCTATACAGCTGCTTTTTCAGTTGCAGCAGCCATGGGCGGTGCCAGTCAGACAATATCAGTTGATTTGGCCAAGCGAAGCCGTGAGCTGTCGGAAGCTCATTTTCTGGCCAATGGTCTGACACTGGATCAGCATCGCTTTCAGGTGATGGATGTCTTTGATTATTTCAAGTACGCTAAGCGTCACGATCTAAGCTTTGATGTCATTGTGATAGATCCGCCTAGCTTTGCTAGAAATAAAAAGCGAACATTCTCAGTTGCTAAAGATTATCATCGTTTGGTTGCACAAGCTTTGGAAATCCTGAATCCTCAGGGAATCATGATTTTAAGTACCAATGCAGCTAATCTTTCCAAAAGTAAGTTTAAACAAGAAATTGAAAAAGGCCTTGCCGGCAGAAAGCACCGCTATCTTGCGGAGTATGGCTTGCCAGCAGACTTTGCCTATAATAAAAAAGACGGGAGCAGTAATTACCTCAAGGTATTTACAATAAAGGTGGACCAATGA
- the aroD gene encoding type I 3-dehydroquinate dehydratase → MKLVVSVMPKSLEEAQEIDVSRYEDADIIEWRADFLAKDDILNVAPAIFEKFAGRELIFTLRTRQEGGEIELSDDEYVALIKEVAGFYQPDYIDFEYFSHKGKFEEMLEFPNLVLSYHNFEETPENMMEILSELTSLTPKVVKVSVMAHNEQDVLDLMNYTRGFKTLNPEQDFVTISMGKVGKISRIAADLTGSSWSFASQDMASAPGQISLSNMKKIQEILNEN, encoded by the coding sequence ATGAAATTAGTCGTTTCTGTAATGCCCAAGAGTTTAGAAGAAGCTCAAGAAATTGATGTATCACGCTATGAAGATGCGGATATTATTGAATGGCGGGCAGATTTTCTGGCCAAAGATGACATTTTAAATGTTGCGCCAGCTATTTTTGAAAAATTTGCCGGACGTGAATTGATTTTCACCTTGCGGACCCGTCAGGAAGGCGGAGAAATCGAACTATCCGATGATGAATACGTAGCTCTCATCAAGGAAGTAGCCGGTTTTTACCAGCCGGATTATATCGACTTTGAATATTTCTCTCACAAGGGGAAATTTGAAGAAATGCTAGAGTTTCCTAATCTGGTGCTGAGCTACCATAACTTCGAGGAAACGCCTGAAAATATGATGGAAATCCTGTCTGAGCTGACTTCTCTGACCCCTAAGGTGGTCAAGGTTTCTGTCATGGCTCATAATGAGCAGGATGTGCTGGACTTGATGAACTATACTCGCGGTTTCAAGACTTTAAATCCTGAGCAGGATTTTGTCACCATTTCCATGGGAAAAGTTGGCAAGATTTCACGCATTGCGGCTGATTTGACAGGTTCCAGCTGGTCTTTTGCCAGTCAGGATATGGCGTCAGCACCCGGTCAGATTTCTCTGAGCAATATGAAGAAAATCCAGGAGATTTTGAATGAAAATTAA
- a CDS encoding shikimate dehydrogenase: protein MKINGHTRMAAVVAKPIKHSISPLIHNMAFEKTGVNGVYLAWEVEAKDLQASIENIRRYDMFGVNLSMPYKQEVIPYLDELDVSARLIGAVNTVVNKNGILVGYNTDGKGFFKSLPSFAIRGKKMMILGAGGAATAIIAQAALDNAEEIFVFTRQASYEKTVRKMAAISHQTKSRIQVLTLEDADSLQDKINQSDLLVNGTSLGMDGISMPLPEQLELPSQILVADVIYQPFETPFLKWARNQNVTAINGLGMLLYQGAEAFELWTGKTMPSQEIWQCLEELYK from the coding sequence ATGAAAATTAATGGCCACACCCGCATGGCTGCTGTGGTTGCCAAGCCAATTAAGCATAGTATTTCTCCTCTTATTCACAATATGGCTTTTGAAAAGACTGGTGTCAATGGTGTCTATCTAGCTTGGGAAGTAGAGGCAAAGGATCTGCAGGCCAGTATAGAAAATATCCGCAGATATGATATGTTTGGTGTCAATCTTTCCATGCCCTATAAGCAGGAAGTGATACCTTATCTGGACGAGCTGGATGTCAGTGCCCGCCTTATCGGAGCGGTCAATACCGTTGTGAATAAAAATGGAATTTTAGTTGGTTATAACACAGATGGCAAGGGATTTTTTAAGAGCTTGCCTTCTTTTGCTATTCGGGGCAAAAAAATGATGATTTTGGGAGCAGGTGGAGCAGCGACAGCGATTATTGCTCAAGCAGCTTTGGACAATGCAGAGGAAATTTTTGTCTTTACTCGGCAAGCTTCCTATGAGAAGACTGTCAGAAAGATGGCAGCTATCAGCCACCAAACCAAGAGTCGTATCCAGGTACTAACTTTGGAAGATGCGGATAGTTTGCAGGATAAAATCAATCAATCAGACCTTCTGGTAAATGGAACTAGTCTAGGCATGGATGGTATCAGCATGCCCCTGCCTGAACAGCTTGAGCTGCCCAGCCAGATTTTAGTTGCAGATGTTATCTACCAACCTTTCGAAACGCCCTTTCTCAAATGGGCCAGAAATCAAAATGTCACAGCAATCAATGGACTTGGTATGCTGCTCTATCAGGGAGCAGAAGCCTTTGAGCTTTGGACCGGCAAGACCATGCCCAGTCAGGAAATTTGGCAGTGTTTAGAAGAATTGTATAAATAA